The genome window CGACAAGAAGGCCGACTGAGCGGCCCCGGAGCGCCGGGTCTCTCACGTCGCGTCGCGGTTCGAATCGCGGAATAACGAACAAGTCATCAGACGGCCCGTTCTCGCCACCGGACGGTCGCGCCTAGGATCTTTCAGACCAGGCTCGCGGTCCTCTGATCTCAACAACGCCATCCTGCCGCCTCGGAGCGGTCCGGAAGATGGGCGCGAGCGGGTCGTTTTCGTCGTCCTCTGACGGACTCTCGCGCCGAGGGAAGTTCTTTCTCGGCCCGCGCGAGGGTTTGCGTCTCCTTCGTGCCGCCCGGTCCGCCCGGCGGACACAAGTCCCACCTGCCGGGCGGACGGGAGAGTCGCCATGTTTCGTCGCACCATCCTGGGAACGCTCGCGGTGGCCGCCGGCCTGTTCGTCTTCGCTGGAACGGCGTCGGCCCGAGGCCATCACGTCGAACACTATCCGGCCTACTTCGGGGCCGCCAAGGGGGCCTATTCGCTGCCCCAGCACCACACCGTGCAGCACATCCGGCGATAGCGTGCATGCGGCGTGAACTTTGGTGCCGCGGCGGGTTATCCGGCCGAGCGCGAGCTTACTTCGCGCTCACGGTCGCTGGCGTGAGGAGCTGAACGTCTTCGAAAGTCAGTTCGCGGACGGAGCGGTTGCCCTTCGCTGCCACCTCGACGGTGAAGGTCCGCCGCGGCAGGTCGAACCGGCCGAGCCGCTTCCATTCGAAGGTGTTCGTCAGGTTGGAGGTGATGTCACCGGTGGCCGGATCCCGGAAGACGACCGAGCTGATCCGCGGCAGTTCGTGTCCTTCCGCCGTCTTGAACATCTCGACGTTCGTGATTTCGAGCCACTGCTTTTCCCCCTTGCGGAGGACTTCGGCGATCACGCCGTCCTTGATCCGGAAGACTCCGGAGCCGTCGAGCTGCGCGATGAGCCGGCCGGATTCGGCCGTGTGGGGACCGGGGACGAAGCCGAACTCGCTCTCGGTGAAGTCGTCGGGCCGGCGGTGGGAGATGACCGACTGGAGCTTGGACTTCAGCCAGGGTTTTTGTGCCTCCTGGGGAAGGTCGAGGGTCCACTGGAAGTCGGGCGTGACGCGGATGGTGCCGCGGTGGACGGCATCGTCGGTGCGGACGGTCAGCTTGGCGGTGAATCCGGGGAAGTCGTTCCAGACGGCACGGGCGTTGTGGGCGTGGTGCATCAGTTCGCGGGCCGCTTTATCGGCGACGGGCGGTGTCTCGGCTCTCAGGTGGGGCGAGCCGGCGATGATCGAAACGGCGACGGCCGCGGCGGCCAGGATCGCGGTGCGGGCGGGGCGTCGAGTGGAGGAAGTGAAGTTCATTGGAACGTGGGGTAAGGCGATTTGGGGCGGGGGTCATCCGAGCGGATACTCCGCGGATTCAGGAAGTCTGCGCGATGCTATGCCTCTGGTCCATGCTGTGAACGAGCGAGTGGCTTCCCTAAGAGCCGGGTCCAGGGGCGACCCTGGTGGGGGATGCAAGG of Planctomyces sp. SH-PL14 contains these proteins:
- a CDS encoding DUF3386 family protein; the encoded protein is MNFTSSTRRPARTAILAAAAVAVSIIAGSPHLRAETPPVADKAARELMHHAHNARAVWNDFPGFTAKLTVRTDDAVHRGTIRVTPDFQWTLDLPQEAQKPWLKSKLQSVISHRRPDDFTESEFGFVPGPHTAESGRLIAQLDGSGVFRIKDGVIAEVLRKGEKQWLEITNVEMFKTAEGHELPRISSVVFRDPATGDITSNLTNTFEWKRLGRFDLPRRTFTVEVAAKGNRSVRELTFEDVQLLTPATVSAK